The Nostoc sp. PCC 7524 nucleotide sequence GGTGGATAGAGAGGCGATCGCAACAATATAAATTGCAATAATATACAATAGACACAAATCCAGTTACTCCCTTTTGCGAGGTAGTCTTAATGGTACAGACCCCATCTAAACCCATCACATTAGACGAGTTTCTGAACTTACCAGAAACAGAACCCGCCAGTGAATACATAGCAGGTAAAATTATCCAAAAACCTATGCCGCAAGGAAAGCACAGCGCAATTCAAACTGAATTTTGTACTAATTTCAACATAATCTTTAAACCTAAACAAATTGCCAGAGCATTTTCAGAACTGCGTTGCACATTTGGCGGTCGTTCAACTGTACCTGATATCTCGGTTTTTATTTGGAGTCGGATTCCCCACGAAAAGAATGGGGAAATTGCTAATACTTTTCTTATTGCTCCCGACTGGACAATTGAAATTTTATCACCTGATCAAAGTCAGACAAAAGTAACTAAAAATATCCTTCATTGTTTGAAACATGGTACTCAAATGGGTTGGTTAATTGACACTGATGAGCAAACTGTATTTGTTTACCATACTCAACAAGAAACAGAAGTGTTTGATGAGCCAGATGCACTCATATCTGTACCCTCATTTGCCAGTGAACTTCAATTGACTATTCAAGATTTGTTTAGTTGGTTGCTGTAGTGAAAGTTATCACTTGTTCAAGCTATTTTAATCGAAAACTACACCGCGATAAATTTCAGCGATCGCTAAATCAAACCCGACTGATATAAATCTGTAATATTACTTATGTGCATTTTCCCTTCTCTTAGTTACAATCGTGAAATTATTGATATTTCCATATTGGACTGGGGAGAAAATTTTTAAATGGCTATTAATGAAAAAATTATTGAATTAGTTATTGATAAAATTTTGCTTGGTGGCATTGTTTTGTTAGCAGGCTACTGGCTTAACAAAAGATTTGAAATATTTAAAAATGAAACTAATGAAAAGTATTACCAAAGACAACTTATTGCTGAATTAGAAAATCAACAAAAGCAACAAATCTCTGAGCTAGAAAATCAGATTGCTATAGCTAGACATAACGCAGAGATTGAGTTGATAGAAAGA carries:
- a CDS encoding Uma2 family endonuclease — encoded protein: MVQTPSKPITLDEFLNLPETEPASEYIAGKIIQKPMPQGKHSAIQTEFCTNFNIIFKPKQIARAFSELRCTFGGRSTVPDISVFIWSRIPHEKNGEIANTFLIAPDWTIEILSPDQSQTKVTKNILHCLKHGTQMGWLIDTDEQTVFVYHTQQETEVFDEPDALISVPSFASELQLTIQDLFSWLL